One genomic region from Cellulomonas hominis encodes:
- a CDS encoding Dps family protein has product MARRTELPKYTVPSLTVEDGAAVAAVLQKRLNALNDLALTLKHIHWNVTGPHFIAVHEMIDPQVDAVRAMVDAIAERIATLGVAPVGTPGALVADRTWDDYSIGRAGAIEHLGALDEVYVGVIEDHRKAADDTEDLDTVTNDLLIGHLHELELFHWFVRAHLESAGGELSTHGATTEKAAARSAGKAAKQAEDR; this is encoded by the coding sequence ATGGCTCGCCGCACGGAACTGCCGAAGTACACCGTCCCGTCGCTCACGGTCGAGGACGGCGCGGCGGTGGCCGCGGTCCTGCAGAAGCGGCTGAACGCCCTGAACGACCTGGCCCTCACCCTCAAGCACATCCACTGGAACGTCACCGGCCCGCACTTCATCGCGGTGCACGAGATGATCGACCCGCAGGTGGACGCGGTGCGCGCGATGGTCGACGCGATCGCCGAGCGCATCGCCACCCTCGGCGTCGCGCCGGTGGGCACGCCGGGCGCGCTGGTCGCGGACCGCACCTGGGACGACTACTCCATCGGCCGGGCAGGTGCCATCGAGCACCTGGGCGCTCTCGACGAGGTCTACGTCGGCGTCATCGAGGACCACCGCAAGGCCGCGGACGACACCGAGGACCTGGACACGGTCACGAACGACCTGCTCATCGGGCACCTGCACGAGCTCGAGCTGTTCCACTGGTTCGTCCGGGCGCACCTGGAGTCGGCCGGCGGCGAGCTGAGCACCCACGGCGCCACCACCGAGAAGGCCGCCGCCCGCAGCGCCGGCAAGGCCGCGAAGCAGGCCGAGGACCGCTGA
- a CDS encoding glycosyltransferase gives MARHQQERRVGDHLVDRGLVGKATLDAAQRVAAESGARIGDVLIAIGALDSVQLTRALADLWGLPYASPTRSADAPDVPGLDVGDLLAEGWLPLERRGDGVPVVAVTDEPTPDLRARIAAALGEEPFLVLADRGELQQAVLERYGTDLRDRASLGLWGRSPDQSARTVLVPWQRVALVVALVLVVLAAVADLRLVVVTLSVLVGFAFLVGTGFKFWASLRGARMEHVTRTDPARLAALPDHELPRYTVLVPVYKEANIVANLIGNLGALDYPAHLLEVLILVEEDDTETRAAAEAAHPPAHFRFITVPAGAPQTKPKACNVGLEFATGEYLVIFDAEDKPEPDQLKKAVLAFRDAGEDLVCVQAALNYFNAEENALTRMFTLEYSFWFDYMLPGLEYNRLAIPLGGTSNHFRVSGLRRLGGWDPYNVTEDADLGIRASAEGMRVGVIDSTTYEEANTSYPNFVRQRSRWIKGYMQTTLVHLRHPFRLVRVAGLRQTLSFLFLVGGTPATFLAVPLLYAVFLASLLLEPEQLSFLFPGWVLWLSLFNLGVGSALMIYVSMMGAFKRRRYGLVLWGIANPAYWLLHSVAAYKALWQLVTKPHYWEKTAHGLTGLAAAPHPVPAGRG, from the coding sequence GTGGCACGGCACCAGCAGGAGCGGCGGGTCGGCGACCACCTGGTCGACCGGGGGCTGGTGGGCAAGGCCACCCTGGACGCCGCGCAGCGGGTGGCGGCCGAGTCGGGGGCGCGCATCGGGGACGTGCTCATCGCGATCGGCGCGCTGGACTCCGTGCAGCTGACCCGGGCGCTCGCCGACCTGTGGGGGCTGCCGTACGCGTCACCGACCCGGTCGGCGGACGCGCCGGACGTCCCGGGGCTCGACGTCGGCGACCTGCTCGCGGAGGGCTGGCTGCCCCTGGAGCGGCGCGGCGACGGCGTACCGGTGGTCGCCGTCACCGACGAGCCGACGCCGGACCTGCGCGCCCGGATCGCCGCGGCGCTCGGCGAGGAGCCCTTCCTCGTCCTGGCCGACCGCGGGGAGCTGCAGCAGGCGGTGCTCGAGCGCTACGGGACGGACCTCCGGGACCGCGCGAGCCTGGGTCTGTGGGGTCGCTCGCCGGACCAGTCCGCGCGCACCGTGCTCGTGCCGTGGCAGCGGGTCGCCCTCGTCGTCGCGCTCGTGCTGGTGGTGCTCGCGGCGGTGGCGGACCTGCGCCTGGTGGTCGTCACGCTGTCCGTCCTCGTCGGGTTCGCCTTCCTCGTCGGCACCGGGTTCAAGTTCTGGGCGTCGCTGCGCGGGGCGCGCATGGAGCACGTCACGCGCACCGACCCCGCCCGCCTCGCCGCGCTGCCGGACCACGAGCTGCCCCGCTACACGGTGCTCGTCCCCGTGTACAAGGAGGCGAACATCGTCGCGAACCTCATCGGGAACCTCGGGGCGCTCGACTACCCGGCGCACCTGCTCGAGGTGCTGATCCTCGTGGAGGAGGACGACACCGAGACCCGGGCGGCCGCCGAGGCCGCGCACCCGCCGGCGCACTTCCGGTTCATCACCGTGCCCGCGGGCGCCCCGCAGACCAAGCCGAAGGCGTGCAACGTCGGGCTGGAGTTCGCCACGGGGGAGTACCTCGTGATCTTCGACGCCGAGGACAAGCCGGAGCCCGACCAGCTCAAGAAGGCCGTCCTGGCGTTCCGCGACGCCGGCGAGGACCTGGTCTGCGTGCAGGCGGCGCTGAACTACTTCAACGCCGAGGAGAACGCCCTCACCCGGATGTTCACCCTCGAGTACTCGTTCTGGTTCGACTACATGCTGCCGGGCCTGGAGTACAACCGGCTCGCGATCCCGCTCGGGGGCACGTCGAACCACTTCCGGGTCAGCGGGCTGCGCCGGCTCGGCGGGTGGGACCCGTACAACGTCACCGAGGACGCCGACCTCGGCATCCGCGCGTCCGCCGAGGGGATGCGGGTCGGGGTGATCGACTCCACCACGTACGAGGAGGCGAACACCTCGTACCCGAACTTCGTCCGGCAGCGGTCCCGGTGGATCAAGGGCTACATGCAGACCACGCTCGTGCACCTGCGGCACCCGTTCCGGCTGGTCCGCGTCGCGGGGCTGCGGCAGACGCTGTCGTTCCTGTTCCTGGTCGGCGGCACGCCCGCCACCTTCCTCGCGGTGCCGCTGCTGTACGCCGTGTTCCTGGCGTCCCTGCTGCTGGAGCCGGAGCAGCTGTCGTTCCTGTTCCCCGGGTGGGTGCTCTGGCTGTCCCTGTTCAACCTGGGCGTCGGCAGCGCCCTGATGATCTACGTCTCGATGATGGGCGCGTTCAAGCGCCGCCGGTACGGCCTGGTCCTGTGGGGGATCGCGAACCCGGCGTACTGGCTGCTGCACTCCGTCGCCGCGTACAAGGCGCTCTGGCAGCTCGTCACGAAGCCGCACTACTGGGAGAAGACCGCACATGGCCTCACTGGTCTCGCCGCTGCCCCGCACCCGGTCCCGGCGGGCCGCGGCTGA
- a CDS encoding PHP domain-containing protein, with product MAGTGADAAQVRSDVVAALRRAAYLLERGGATSYRADAFRAAVRSLERLDAGELAARLAAGTLTDLPGVGARTAEVADAAAAGGPVPYLVDLEQKYPAAEATGAGADLRAVLRGDLHAHTEASDGSTTAQEMVLAAMELGHEYLAITDHSPRLTVANGLSPARLRAQLDALDALNRAIAPFRVLTGIEVDVLDDGALDQEPELLDRLDVVVASVHSKLRMDRAAMTRRMRAAVANPLVDVLGHCTGRQLTGKRQRPQSEFDAEAVFADCAEHGVAVEINCRPDRLDPPHALLDVAVDAGCLFTIDTDAHAPGQLSWQPVGCDRAAAHGIGPDRVLDAWPLDRLLGHLEGRRATPV from the coding sequence GTGGCCGGCACGGGCGCGGACGCCGCGCAGGTCCGGTCCGACGTGGTCGCCGCGCTGCGGCGCGCCGCGTACCTGCTCGAGCGCGGCGGCGCGACGTCGTACCGGGCGGACGCGTTCCGCGCCGCGGTGCGGTCCCTGGAGCGGCTCGACGCCGGTGAGCTCGCCGCGCGCCTGGCGGCGGGCACCCTCACCGACCTGCCCGGCGTCGGCGCACGCACCGCGGAGGTCGCCGACGCGGCGGCCGCCGGGGGACCGGTGCCGTACCTCGTCGACCTCGAGCAGAAGTACCCCGCCGCCGAGGCCACCGGCGCCGGCGCGGACCTGCGGGCGGTCCTGCGCGGGGACCTGCACGCCCACACCGAGGCGAGCGACGGGTCCACCACCGCGCAGGAGATGGTGCTGGCCGCGATGGAGCTCGGGCACGAGTACCTCGCGATCACGGACCACTCGCCGCGGCTGACGGTGGCGAACGGCCTGTCGCCCGCGCGGCTGCGCGCCCAGCTCGACGCCCTGGACGCCCTCAACCGGGCCATCGCGCCGTTCCGGGTGCTCACCGGCATCGAGGTCGACGTCCTGGACGACGGGGCCCTCGACCAGGAGCCGGAGCTGCTGGACCGGCTCGACGTCGTCGTCGCGTCGGTGCACTCCAAGCTCCGGATGGACCGCGCCGCGATGACCCGCCGGATGCGCGCCGCCGTCGCGAACCCCCTGGTGGACGTGCTGGGGCACTGCACCGGGCGCCAGCTGACCGGCAAGCGGCAGCGCCCGCAGAGCGAGTTCGACGCGGAGGCCGTCTTCGCCGACTGCGCGGAGCACGGCGTGGCGGTCGAGATCAACTGCCGGCCCGACCGCCTGGACCCTCCGCACGCGCTGCTGGACGTCGCCGTGGACGCCGGCTGCCTGTTCACGATCGACACCGACGCGCACGCGCCCGGGCAGCTGTCCTGGCAGCCGGTGGGGTGCGACCGGGCCGCCGCCCACGGCATCGGGCCGGACCGGGTGCTCGACGCGTGGCCCCTGGACCGCCTCCTGGGGCACCTCGAGGGCCGCCGGGCGACCCCCGTCTGA
- the ligD gene encoding non-homologous end-joining DNA ligase encodes MTEQPQSVRVGDRDVRLTHLDRVLYPATGTTKAEAVDYVVRAAPALLAQLKDRPVTRIRFPEGVGGERFFEKNTPRGAPSWLRRQTLRAAPGAEDEGKELDLPFLDDVAGLVWATNGGALELHTPQWRVGPRGGVRNPDRFVVDLDPGAPAGLAECARVAHLVADRLRADGLTTTVPVTSGSKGLQLYAPLDGRRTAMEVRQYARDLAYELAAAHPDLVVAVQRKDARGGRVLVDWSQNHPAKTTITPYSLRGRERPAVAAPRSWDEIGPDLSQLSPAEVLARLDADGDPFARAGGA; translated from the coding sequence GTGACCGAGCAGCCGCAGTCCGTCCGGGTGGGCGACCGGGACGTCCGCCTGACGCACCTGGACCGGGTGCTGTACCCGGCGACCGGCACGACCAAGGCCGAGGCCGTGGACTACGTGGTGCGCGCGGCGCCCGCGCTGCTGGCGCAGCTGAAGGACCGCCCGGTCACCCGGATCCGGTTCCCCGAGGGCGTCGGCGGCGAGCGGTTCTTCGAGAAGAACACCCCGCGGGGCGCCCCGTCCTGGCTGCGGCGGCAGACGCTGCGCGCAGCCCCGGGAGCCGAGGACGAGGGCAAGGAGCTCGACCTGCCGTTCCTGGACGACGTCGCGGGGCTGGTGTGGGCGACCAACGGCGGCGCGCTCGAGCTGCACACGCCCCAGTGGCGGGTCGGGCCGCGCGGCGGCGTCCGGAACCCCGACCGGTTCGTGGTCGACCTGGACCCGGGCGCGCCGGCCGGGCTCGCGGAGTGCGCGCGGGTGGCGCACCTGGTCGCGGACCGGCTGCGCGCCGACGGGCTGACGACGACGGTCCCGGTGACCTCCGGCAGCAAGGGCCTGCAGCTCTACGCGCCGCTGGACGGCCGCCGCACCGCGATGGAGGTCCGGCAGTACGCGCGGGACCTGGCGTACGAGCTCGCCGCGGCGCACCCCGACCTCGTGGTGGCCGTGCAGCGCAAGGACGCGCGCGGGGGGCGGGTGCTGGTGGACTGGTCGCAGAACCACCCGGCGAAGACCACGATCACGCCGTACTCGCTGCGCGGCCGGGAGCGCCCGGCGGTGGCGGCGCCGCGGTCGTGGGACGAGATCGGGCCGGACCTGAGCCAGCTCTCCCCCGCCGAGGTGCTCGCGCGCCTCGACGCCGACGGCGACCCTTTCGCGCGCGCCGGCGGGGCCTGA
- a CDS encoding Ku protein — protein sequence MRAIWKGAVAFGLVNVPVKLYAATGEHEVPLHQVHKKDGGRIRYKKFCSIEDEQVEYADIAKGYETDDGQLVVLTDEDLDRLPLATEREIEVIEFVPGDQVDPILLAKTYYLEPDRTAAKPYALLREALTSTDRMAVVKVALRQRESMAVLRVRDDVICLQTLLWPDEVREADFPIIDQDVTVKPQELAMASSLVESLAGDFDPSGFEDRYRAALEEVIEQKVSSGRTQAVPQPEEVGEGGQQTGEVVDLLAALQRSVEKARAGRGEGAAEAAEPAGSAEEEATGTSGRKAPARSSRKKKADDEPAKPARSSRAKASGTGTAAAKKAEEPPEDKPARPRRKRAS from the coding sequence ATGCGCGCGATCTGGAAGGGTGCCGTCGCGTTCGGGCTGGTCAACGTGCCCGTCAAGCTCTACGCCGCCACGGGGGAGCACGAGGTCCCGCTGCACCAGGTGCACAAGAAGGACGGCGGGCGGATCCGGTACAAGAAGTTCTGCAGCATCGAGGACGAGCAGGTCGAGTACGCGGACATCGCGAAGGGGTACGAGACCGACGACGGCCAGCTCGTCGTCCTCACCGACGAGGACCTGGACCGGCTGCCCCTCGCCACGGAGCGGGAGATCGAGGTCATCGAGTTCGTCCCCGGCGACCAGGTCGACCCGATCCTGCTGGCCAAGACCTACTACCTGGAGCCGGACCGCACCGCCGCGAAGCCGTACGCCCTGCTGCGCGAGGCCCTGACCAGCACCGACCGGATGGCCGTCGTGAAGGTCGCGCTGCGGCAGCGGGAGTCGATGGCGGTGCTGCGGGTGCGGGACGACGTCATCTGCCTGCAGACGCTCCTGTGGCCGGACGAGGTGCGGGAGGCGGACTTCCCGATCATCGACCAGGACGTCACGGTCAAGCCCCAGGAGCTCGCGATGGCGTCCTCCCTCGTGGAGTCGCTGGCCGGGGACTTCGACCCGTCGGGGTTCGAGGACCGGTACCGCGCCGCGCTGGAGGAGGTCATCGAGCAGAAGGTGTCCTCCGGCCGGACGCAGGCCGTGCCGCAGCCGGAGGAGGTCGGCGAGGGCGGGCAGCAGACCGGCGAGGTCGTGGACCTGCTGGCCGCGCTGCAGCGGTCGGTGGAGAAGGCCCGCGCCGGGCGGGGGGAGGGGGCTGCCGAGGCCGCGGAGCCCGCCGGGTCGGCCGAGGAGGAGGCCACCGGGACGAGCGGGCGGAAGGCACCGGCACGGTCGTCGCGGAAGAAGAAGGCCGACGACGAGCCCGCGAAGCCCGCCCGGTCCTCGCGCGCGAAGGCGTCCGGCACCGGGACCGCCGCCGCGAAGAAGGCCGAGGAGCCGCCGGAGGACAAGCCCGCCCGGCCCCGCCGCAAGCGGGCGTCCTGA
- a CDS encoding Fur family transcriptional regulator, with amino-acid sequence MAVMQRNTKQRAEILTLLDDLDEFRSAQQLHDLLKGQGSTTGLATVYRAVQTLADAGEVDVLRSPEGEAVYRRCVRRSHHHHLVCRYCGKAVEIDGPGAEAWAEQVAGAHDFSDVEHTIELVGTCAECRAARAGQP; translated from the coding sequence ATGGCCGTCATGCAGCGCAACACCAAGCAGCGCGCGGAGATCCTCACGCTGCTCGACGACCTCGACGAGTTCCGCAGCGCCCAGCAGCTGCACGACCTGCTCAAGGGCCAGGGCTCCACCACGGGCCTGGCCACCGTCTACCGCGCCGTCCAGACGCTCGCCGACGCCGGCGAGGTGGACGTGCTGCGCTCCCCGGAGGGGGAGGCCGTCTACCGGCGCTGCGTGCGGCGCAGCCACCACCACCACCTGGTCTGCCGCTACTGCGGCAAGGCCGTGGAGATCGACGGTCCCGGTGCCGAGGCCTGGGCCGAGCAGGTGGCCGGCGCCCACGACTTCTCCGACGTCGAGCACACCATCGAGCTCGTCGGCACCTGCGCCGAGTGCCGGGCGGCGCGCGCGGGGCAGCCCTGA
- a CDS encoding low specificity L-threonine aldolase, with protein MDRLHDPDRRELGSDNYAGVHPEILAALAAANEGHVPGYGADPYTAHLQEVLRGLFGPDATAYPVFNGTGANVLALQTMLPRWGAVICAETAHINTDENAAPERVGGLKLLTVPTPDGKLTPELVATRAHGFGDEHRAQPGVVSITQATELGTVYTPDEIRAVAEHAHALGLRVHLDGSRLVNAAAALDVPLRALTTDVGVDVISLGGTKNGALFGEAVVELTPGSTPGIAYQRKVDMQLASKMRFVSAQLIALFEGDLWLRSARHANAMAARLSAGVSQVPGVRVTQPTEANAVFAALPAGCADALREVRRFYDWNAATGEVRWMCAFDTREQDVDAFVAAVREVVTAAA; from the coding sequence GTGGACAGACTGCACGACCCCGACCGACGCGAGCTCGGCTCCGACAACTACGCCGGGGTGCACCCCGAGATCCTGGCCGCCCTGGCCGCCGCCAACGAGGGGCACGTCCCCGGCTACGGTGCCGACCCGTACACCGCGCACCTGCAGGAGGTGCTCCGCGGGCTGTTCGGCCCGGACGCCACGGCGTACCCGGTGTTCAACGGGACCGGCGCGAACGTCCTCGCGCTCCAGACCATGCTGCCCCGCTGGGGCGCCGTGATCTGCGCGGAGACCGCGCACATCAACACCGACGAGAACGCCGCGCCCGAGCGGGTCGGTGGCCTCAAGCTCCTCACCGTGCCGACCCCCGACGGCAAGCTCACCCCGGAGCTCGTGGCGACCCGGGCCCACGGCTTCGGCGACGAGCACCGCGCCCAGCCCGGCGTGGTCTCGATCACCCAGGCCACGGAGCTCGGCACGGTGTACACGCCCGACGAGATCCGGGCGGTCGCCGAGCACGCGCACGCCCTCGGCCTGCGGGTGCACCTGGACGGCTCGCGGCTGGTCAACGCGGCCGCCGCCCTCGACGTCCCCCTGCGCGCGCTCACCACCGACGTGGGCGTCGACGTCATCTCGCTCGGCGGGACCAAGAACGGCGCGCTGTTCGGGGAGGCCGTCGTCGAGCTCACCCCCGGGTCGACGCCCGGCATCGCCTACCAGCGCAAGGTCGACATGCAGCTCGCGTCCAAGATGCGGTTCGTGTCGGCGCAGCTCATCGCCCTGTTCGAGGGCGACCTGTGGCTCCGGTCCGCCCGGCACGCGAACGCCATGGCGGCGCGGCTCAGCGCCGGGGTGTCCCAGGTCCCCGGCGTGCGGGTCACGCAGCCGACCGAGGCGAACGCGGTGTTCGCGGCCCTCCCCGCAGGCTGCGCCGACGCGCTGCGCGAGGTCCGGCGGTTCTACGACTGGAACGCCGCGACCGGCGAGGTGCGGTGGATGTGCGCCTTCGACACCCGCGAGCAGGACGTCGACGCGTTCGTCGCGGCCGTCCGCGAGGTCGTCACCGCCGCGGCCTGA
- a CDS encoding DEAD/DEAH box helicase codes for MTSVLDPALPADDAPEAPAVTFADLDLPAPLRAAVTELGFTTPTAIQAEAIPALLSGRDITGVAQTGTGKTAAFGLPLLAAVDPERREVQAVVLAPTRELAMQVAEALESFASHLPGLEVVPVYGGAPYLPQQRALKGGAQVVVGTPGRVIDHLDRGSLVLDAVRFLVLDEADEMLRMGFAEDVDRIASAAPAERQVALFSATMPQAIRRVAAQHLTNPVEITVSRQSSTVTSVKQTYAVVPFRHKAGALARVLAVTDADAAIVFVRTRSAAEDVAVSLVERGVAAAYISGDVAQADREKIVERVRTGAINVLVATDVAARGLDIERIGLVVNFDVPGEPEAYVHRIGRTGRAGRTGEALTFVTPNEQGRLRAIERTTRQRLEQIDIPSPADVSAHRVAKLLQRVPARRDAGRLDLYRTAAGEFLAAHPEVDTAELVAVLAALAVGDEGPAPRATEGDDLDDALSRARLAPERGAPRGRDGGPEGERRRNPARPTGGLRYRVSVGHQHGAQPGAIVGALTNEGGLHGKDLGKIDIFSTFSLVEIPGGLSPEAFDRIGRARVAGRPLRIRVDEGPRGGARPERGASRGPAHHTPRDRDRDRDARPRRTSAPR; via the coding sequence TGCCCGCGCCCCTGCGCGCCGCCGTGACCGAGCTCGGCTTCACCACGCCGACCGCCATCCAGGCGGAGGCCATCCCCGCGCTGCTGTCCGGCCGGGACATCACCGGCGTCGCCCAGACCGGCACCGGCAAGACCGCCGCGTTCGGCCTGCCGCTGCTCGCCGCCGTCGACCCGGAGCGCCGCGAGGTGCAGGCCGTGGTGCTCGCGCCGACCCGCGAGCTCGCCATGCAGGTCGCGGAGGCGCTCGAGTCGTTCGCCTCGCACCTGCCCGGACTCGAGGTCGTCCCGGTGTACGGCGGCGCGCCGTACCTGCCGCAGCAGCGCGCGCTCAAGGGCGGCGCGCAGGTCGTCGTCGGCACGCCCGGCCGCGTGATCGACCACCTGGACCGCGGCAGCCTGGTCCTCGACGCCGTGCGCTTCCTCGTGCTGGACGAGGCCGACGAGATGCTCCGCATGGGCTTCGCCGAGGACGTGGACCGCATCGCGTCCGCCGCCCCGGCCGAGCGCCAGGTCGCCCTGTTCTCCGCGACCATGCCGCAGGCGATCCGCCGCGTGGCCGCGCAGCACCTGACGAACCCCGTCGAGATCACCGTGTCCCGGCAGTCGTCCACCGTGACCAGCGTCAAGCAGACGTACGCGGTCGTGCCGTTCCGGCACAAGGCCGGCGCGCTCGCCCGCGTGCTCGCGGTGACGGACGCCGACGCGGCGATCGTGTTCGTCCGCACCCGCAGCGCGGCCGAGGACGTCGCGGTCTCCCTCGTGGAGCGCGGCGTGGCGGCGGCCTACATCTCCGGCGACGTCGCGCAGGCCGACCGGGAGAAGATCGTCGAGCGCGTGCGCACCGGGGCGATCAACGTCCTGGTCGCCACCGACGTCGCCGCGCGCGGCCTGGACATCGAGCGCATCGGCCTGGTCGTCAACTTCGACGTCCCCGGCGAGCCCGAGGCCTACGTGCACCGCATCGGCCGCACCGGCCGCGCGGGCCGCACCGGCGAGGCGCTGACCTTCGTCACCCCGAACGAGCAGGGCCGGCTGCGCGCCATCGAGCGCACCACGCGCCAGCGGCTCGAGCAGATCGACATCCCGTCCCCCGCGGACGTCTCCGCGCACCGGGTCGCGAAGCTGCTCCAGCGGGTGCCCGCGCGCCGCGACGCCGGCCGCCTGGACCTGTACCGCACCGCGGCCGGGGAGTTCCTCGCCGCGCACCCCGAGGTGGACACCGCCGAGCTCGTGGCCGTCCTCGCGGCGCTCGCCGTCGGCGACGAGGGCCCCGCGCCCCGCGCGACCGAGGGCGACGACCTGGACGACGCCCTGTCCCGGGCCCGGCTCGCGCCCGAGCGCGGCGCCCCCCGCGGCCGGGACGGCGGCCCCGAGGGCGAGCGGCGCCGGAACCCCGCGCGCCCGACCGGCGGCCTGCGGTACCGCGTGTCCGTCGGGCACCAGCACGGCGCGCAGCCCGGCGCGATCGTCGGTGCGCTGACGAACGAGGGCGGCCTGCACGGCAAGGACCTCGGGAAGATCGACATCTTCTCGACGTTCTCGCTCGTAGAGATCCCGGGCGGCCTCTCGCCCGAGGCGTTCGACCGCATCGGGCGCGCCCGCGTCGCCGGCCGCCCGCTGCGCATCCGCGTGGACGAGGGCCCGCGCGGCGGCGCCCGCCCGGAGCGCGGCGCCTCCCGCGGCCCGGCGCACCACACCCCGCGCGACCGGGACCGCGACCGCGACGCCCGCCCCCGCCGGACGTCCGCCCCGCGCTGA
- a CDS encoding DNA ligase, with protein MLATPAAQVGGAARLPYGPEWRFEVKWDGVRILAEHTGDGLRLVGRNGRDATAAYPELEALAAALPPGTVLDGEVLALRDGVPSFVALAERMHVRDPARAAALARRVPVSYLVFDVPALAGTDLTRRPFAERRAALETLDLPEPARLSPVYDDGPLIWAATRAQGLEGVVAKRATSTYQAGRRSADWVKAVHHRTRAALVGGWRPESTGSGRLGAVLLGAPDADGGLRFLCRAGSGLAGAAARDLAAVLAPLTADASPFAERLEPVDVRGSVWVRPEVVLDVRYLTRTPSGRLRQPVIRGRRTDVGPDPWEAP; from the coding sequence ATGCTCGCCACCCCTGCGGCCCAGGTCGGCGGCGCCGCGCGGCTCCCGTACGGCCCGGAGTGGCGGTTCGAGGTGAAGTGGGACGGGGTCCGCATCCTGGCCGAGCACACCGGCGACGGGCTGCGGCTCGTCGGCCGGAACGGCCGCGACGCGACCGCCGCGTACCCCGAGCTGGAGGCGCTCGCGGCGGCCCTCCCGCCGGGCACGGTGCTCGACGGCGAGGTGCTGGCCCTGCGCGACGGCGTGCCGTCGTTCGTGGCGCTGGCCGAGCGGATGCACGTGCGGGACCCGGCCCGGGCGGCGGCGCTGGCACGGCGGGTGCCGGTGTCGTACCTCGTGTTCGACGTGCCGGCGCTCGCGGGCACCGACCTGACCCGGCGGCCGTTCGCCGAGCGCCGCGCGGCGCTCGAGACCCTCGACCTCCCGGAGCCCGCCCGGCTGTCGCCCGTGTACGACGACGGCCCGCTGATCTGGGCGGCCACCCGGGCGCAGGGCCTGGAGGGCGTCGTGGCGAAGCGCGCGACCTCGACCTACCAGGCGGGGCGCCGGTCGGCGGACTGGGTCAAGGCCGTGCACCACCGCACCCGCGCCGCGCTGGTCGGCGGCTGGCGGCCGGAGAGCACCGGCAGCGGCCGGCTGGGCGCGGTGCTGCTCGGCGCGCCGGACGCGGACGGCGGGCTGCGCTTCCTGTGCCGGGCGGGCAGCGGCCTCGCGGGCGCGGCCGCCCGGGACCTGGCCGCCGTGCTGGCGCCGCTGACGGCGGACGCGTCCCCGTTCGCCGAGCGCCTCGAGCCGGTGGACGTCCGCGGCAGCGTGTGGGTGCGGCCCGAGGTCGTGCTCGACGTGCGGTACCTGACCCGCACCCCGTCCGGCCGGCTCCGGCAGCCGGTGATCCGCGGCCGGCGGACCGACGTCGGCCCCGACCCGTGGGAGGCCCCGTGA
- a CDS encoding HU family DNA-binding protein yields MSVNRTELVQAIAAKAGLTNTAADAALKAFQEVLVEQLSAGESVTIPGLLAVSRADRAARTGINPQTGEKLDIPAGYRVKLTAGSALKRAVAN; encoded by the coding sequence GTGAGCGTGAACCGCACCGAGCTCGTCCAGGCCATCGCCGCCAAGGCCGGGCTCACCAACACCGCTGCCGACGCCGCCCTCAAGGCCTTCCAGGAGGTCCTGGTCGAGCAGCTCAGCGCCGGCGAGAGCGTGACCATCCCCGGCCTGCTCGCGGTGTCCCGCGCCGACCGCGCCGCCCGCACCGGCATCAACCCGCAGACCGGCGAGAAGCTGGACATCCCGGCCGGCTACCGCGTGAAGCTGACCGCCGGCAGCGCCCTCAAGCGCGCCGTCGCCAACTGA